The Zingiber officinale cultivar Zhangliang chromosome 9A, Zo_v1.1, whole genome shotgun sequence genome window below encodes:
- the LOC122020382 gene encoding transmembrane 9 superfamily member 8-like has product MVFSRFMAVAPWIVAVFLLAADRASGFYLPGVAPADFQKKDPLLVKVNKLTSTKTQLPYSYYSLPYCQPDTIVDSAENLGEVLRGDRIENSPYVFEMREPHMCQIICKITLTDKDVKELKEKIEDEYRVNMILDNLPLVVPIKRTVQETPTFYQHGFYVGAKGQSTGNKDVKYYIHNHLEFLVKYHKDAQLDLARIVGFEVTPFSVKHDYDGEWNGNKTRLITCDPHAKRTVVNSDFPQEVEVNKDIIFTYDVEFQESDVKWASRWDTYLLMTDDQIHWFSIVNSLMIVLFLSGMVAMIMLRTLYRDISKYNQLETQEEAQEETGWKLVHGDVFRPPTNSDLLCVYVGTGVQFFGMLLVTMLFAVLGFLSPSNRGGLMTAMLLLWVFMGLFAGYSSGSLYKMFKGTEWKTITLRTAFTFPGIAFAIFFVLNVLIWGEKSSGAVPFSTMFALVLLWFGISVPLVFVGSYLGFMKPAPEDPVKTNKIPRQIPEQPWYMNPVFSILIGGILPFGAVFIELFFILTSIWLHQFYYIFGFLFLVFLILFVTCAEITIVLCYFQLCSEDYQWWWRSYLTSGSSALYLFLYATFYFFTKLDITKFVSGIMYFGYMLIASYAFFVLTGTIGFYACLLFTRLIYSSVKID; this is encoded by the exons ATGGTGTTCTCGCGGTTCATGGCGGTGGCCCCCTGGATCGTGGCTGTGTTCCTGCTCGCCGCCGACAGGGCCAGCGGCTTCTACCTCCCTGGCGTCGCCCCTGCCGATTTCCAGAAG AAAGACCCACTTTTAGTGAAAGTAAACAAGCTTACTTCGACAAAAACGCAACTGCCGTATTCCTATTATTCTCTTCCATATTGTCAGCCAGATACCATAGTAGATAGTGCAGAAAATCTTGGAGAGGTTCTTCGTGGTGATCGTATTGAAAATTCTCCCTATGTG TTTGAAATGAGGGAACCTCACATGTGTCAGATCATTTGCAAGATTACACTCACTGATAAAGatgttaaagaactcaaggaaaaGATAGAGGATGAATATCGCGTCAATAT GATCCTCGACAATCTTCCACTCGTTGTTCCTATCAAAAGAACGGTTCAGGAAACTCCCACATTTTATCAACATGGCTTTTACGTTGGTGCCAAAGGACAATCTACTGGA AATAAGGATGTAAAGTACTATATCCACAATCATCTAgagtttctagtcaagtatcaCAAGGATGCACAATTGGACCTTGCAAGGATTGTGGGATTTGAGGTCACACCATTCAG TGTTAAACATGACTATGATGGTGAGTGGAATGGTAACAAGACTCGCCTTATCACATGTGATCCTCATGCGAAACGAACAGTTGTGAACTCCGATTTCCCACAAGAGGTTGAAGTAAACAAGGATATCATATTCACATATGATGTTGAATTTCAG GAGAGTGATGTGAAATGGGCGTCACGGTGGGATACATATCTTCTAATGACAGATGATCAAATCCACTGGTTTTCTATTGTCAATTCCTTGATGATTGTTCTCTTCCTCTCTGGAATGGTAGCCATGATTATGCTGCGGACTCTATACCGAGATATCTCCAAGTACAACCAACTCGAAACTCAAGAAGAAGCTCAAGAAGAGACCGGATGGAAGTTGGTCCATGGAGATGTATTCAGGCCTCCAACTAATTCAGATTTGTTGTGTGTCTACGTTGGTACTGGAGTCCAATTCTTTGGTATGTTACTTGTAACCATGCTTTTCGCAGTCCTTGGATTCCTTTCTCCATCAAACCGAGGAGGATTGATGACAGCAATGCTCCTACTCTGGGTGTTCATGGGTTTGTTTGCTGGTTACTCCTCTGGCAGTCTCTACAAGATGTTCAAGGGAACAGAATGGAAGACAATTACCTTGAGAACAGCATTCACATTCCCTGGAATTGCATTCGCCATATTCTTCGTCTTGAATGTTCTTATCTGGGGCGAGAAGTCATCTGGTGCTGTGCCATTCTCCACAATGTTCGCCCTCGTGCTACTCTGGTTTGGTATATCAGTGCCCCTGGTGTTTGTAGGCAGCTATTTGGGGTTCATGAAACCTGCTCCCGAGGATCCTGTGAAAACAAACAAGATTCCTAGACAGATACCCGAACAGCCATGGTACATGAATCCAGTTTTCTCGATACTAATTGGAGGCATTCTTCCATTTGGAGCTGTGTTTATTGAGCTATTCTTCATCCTCACCTCAATCTGGCTGCACCAATTCTACTACATTTTTGGGTTCCTTTTCCTCGTCTTTCTCATTCTTTTCGTGACATGCGCCGAAATCACAATCGTACTGTGCTACTTCCAGCTATGCAGTGAGGACTATCAGTGGTGGTGGAGATCCTACTTGACCTCAGGATCATCAGCACTCTATCTCTTCCTATATGCAACCTTTTACTTCTTCACAAAGTTGGACATTACAAAGTTTGTATCGGGTATTATGTACTTCGGCTACATGCTGATTGCCTCCTATGCATTCTTCGTGCTGACTGGCACGATCGGGTTCTATGCATGCTTATTGTTTACAAGGTTGATCTACTCATCAGTCAAGATTGACTGA